DNA from Daucus carota subsp. sativus chromosome 1, DH1 v3.0, whole genome shotgun sequence:
TAAGAATCATCTATTATGCTACACTTAAtattgaaattgaaaaaattaataaaatgttacATTTGCAACAAATTTAAAGTTTTGTATAGGAAATGAACAGGCAGTAAAATCAGTATGAATAAGAAGTGAATAAACATAAGAAAAAGGAGTCGGTGATGGAGGCATTTGTGAGCAgaaagaagttgaaaacaacacaacaagaagatgatgaaaaagaagaagaggctCATAAAAGAAAAGGGGAGGTCTTAGTGAATCTGGGAAATGAAAGCCAAGTGTTATATATACCCAAGCTCTTTTCCTTTCAAGATTCTTCTCGTTATCTCAAGTTTCTCAACAATCAAATTCCCTGGACCCGTCCCACCATTCGGGTCTTTGGCCGTTCTGTTCtgcaggtctctctctctctctcctctctctccccccccctctctctctctccccctccctccctccctctctctctctctctctctctctctctctcccccccccccccccccctctctagCTATACATCAGTATTGTTGGGCAATGTTTGTTTCTGTTCTTCTCTTTGTTGAGgggtataatataattaatcaagaGTTATGTTGAGAAATTCATTTTGAGAAAAGTTTCAACCTTTTTTATATGGGGTTTCAAGAATTGTTTCCCTCCCCTATGCAAGACGAGGACCCACATATCAGTTAGGGTGAGATGTTATTGTGATTGGGTTATGATTAAGTGTGGTTTAACATGTTGTGGACTAAATAGTCTGTCTTGATggtattgaaattaaaaaattggcAAAGAATGAGCTTTTAGTTAGGGCATGTGTTTGCAGATCGAATTCATGAGTCTTCTAGACTTATAGTGAACTTTATTTTAACTTTTCCTCACAGTAGGCAATATTCACAAAGTCTAGGAGATACGAATTACTTGCACTCACAAATATGGTTCAGTGGAATGGGAAGGAGTGGAGGGAATGGTGAAAAATGTGGAGAAATGAGAAAGAAGGATGAACAAGGGTTGATGGAGGATATTATAGAGAGGGGTTGTATGTATCTCGAGATCGTGTTTATGAGGAATGGGAAACGAATGACATGAGTAAAAGAAATAATGAGAATTGCTATGTAATTGTGTGGAATGAGCTAGTTTAGTCTTGCAGAATGCGATGCAAGAACTAaagaatattattgttattattgaaTGTTCAAAATAGTCTTGAATTTTGGTTTAATTTGTCCGACTAATGTGACAATATTGCTACAGTAGTGAACCTGGTGTCCAGTGATCCATACATCTCTATTGAACTTGTTCATTGCATATAGTGTATAATATAtgagtttattttctttttcagcCACGAGACACATGTTATGTTGGGAGTGCAGGGATAACAGAATTGGTATACAGTGGTTATAAACCAGAAGCACATTCGTGGGATGATTACCCCCCACTCCAGGAAATACGGGAAGCAGTAAGATTCCTTGCATTGTACATCTCAAACATATTCATTTATTGGTTTGTTTACTCAAATGATCCTGACCTTCATCTTGCCCTTGTAGGTCCATAGAGCTCTGCCAGGGAGTTACTTTAACACTGTGCTCTTAAACAGGTACAAGGCTGGTGATGACTATGTTGGTTGGCATGCCGATGATGAGAAACTCTATGGACCAACTCCTGAAATTGCCTCTGTTTCATTTGGCTGTGAACGTGATTTCTTACTGAAGAAGAAACCTGATAAGACATCTAAAGGTTTTTTCTTACTATAATGTCACAAGTTTTGATTTTAATGTGTTTTTTcctttaatcttttattttctctGAGATTTGCCATTACACACATAGATAAAGCATGTAGTCCCTGCTTCACCTTGTTGACTAAAATCACTCTAAATTGCCTTTCATCCGGTCGCATGTAACTTGATCCTGGTGTACTTATATATAAGCAAATTCAACTAATATGCAGTGCAATATAATATACTTGGAGCATCTTCAAGAGACTGTAGTACtctgaaatataatataaaccaAAATTTCCTCTTAGTAATTTTATGTGGGCTCATCCTCAACAATGGTCCTTAAATTTGCTCcttaatatgttattattaaaaacaaattgcATTTATAAGAATACAAAAACGGAGtggagaaagaaagaaaagatatTATCTCAATGTTGTTGAAGAGTGGATAAGAGCTCTTCATAAGTGAGGAGAGAGAAGatgctcttagtgatttaaagaGGCACCGGGAGTCTCTTCGAAGAACTTTTTTCCCTCTCTACAGATTCTAAGTTAAGAGCCAATATAGAGAGGCTCTGATGCCAGCTGCACTCTGATTGTTGTTTTGAGATGGTGTCTTTATCATTGAATAATGAAATTTGTGGTGCATATTGCTGTCTCAGTACATAGTTTGGAGGGGGGAGGGGATATTTAATGTGTGACTAGAGTAAAGATTAGTGTGTAAAGTAGCTGATGTGAAGGTGGCTAGCAAACTATACTATTGTGTATTTTCGTTGCAATTACTATATTTCCCATTTTAATTAGTTTACACAACATATCTTGCAGCAAGAAAAACCGAGGGTGAAGCTTCTTCCATGCAAAGAAAGAAGAATGCATGTTCATATCAGCACTCATTTACGCTGAAGCATGGTTCGTTGCTTGTGATGAAAGGATATACACAACGGGACTGGCTCCACTCTGTACCAAAACGTGCAAAGGCCGATTCTGTGAGGATTAATCTTACCTTTAGGCATGTGCTCTGACTTTTCACCATTTGCCATGTACAGTAGTAAAAAGTTTTGGTGGAACAGGTTGCAGATGGGTTTCCAGTGCTGGAAAGCAGTTGGATGTATGCTTCGTCTAAATCCTAAATCaatgtttgtttgtttattttattcttactagcttataacccgtgcaaggcacgggaactttttaattatttataaactttttaaatatattgtaagtggtgtgaaagaatttaatttataaataataaattaaaattttcatttaaataaaatttgaaattatgatttgtttgtaagtcagaactattgtaaaaaaaatatatatacttgtttctgtaaaaaaaactggttacacatgttggatcatccgacgATGCGGTATAAAATACACTGTCACACTCATTAATGGCTTCAagtaaactattgtaatcaagccataacttttctcttatgtatcatgccaaagtattatattttttctatcaaattttaatatatattgagaagaATATGTGACatcaacttccattagattatatttataaatgtattttatataagaattattataatatgatttaaatttggcttactaattttaaaatatatttgataaaaataattttgggaCAATGCGATTTATaggattctacaattaaaactggtaggaaatatttattttgaattaaaatatccggcttattaattttaaaatatattagataaaaataattttgtgacggtgcaatttatatgattctacaattaaagctgataggaaatatttatcttggattaaaaaaatcataaacatgtgaaacacagaatttgttttggattcagaaaaggaattataaacatgcatatcAGTTAGCctaaaagttaattttgttctaatctaacggtacttatttgttcaatatacgatccaacggatgataagcttttggaccatgcgaccatgcgaccaaattatctctcttacgcttattatatataagtatatatgaGAAGTGCGTTGCAATTTATCAATGCCAAGGGGAAAATTGGATGTGCAACTTACTATATACAGTAATACAAGTAAATAGACCAGAATTTACCCGAATTTAGAACCAATTATGAATGCATGAGAAAATTTGAATGTGTGATTTATTGTATAGGAGAACCAACTCTATCAAATTATAAGATGCTCTACCACTGAGCTAATAGCTTGTCGTGCGAGCCTCCGTGATTATTGTATTTGGTGGGGGAGAATGGAATTACTTCTCCGTCCCACGATACAAgtcttttttggaaaaaaaagttGTCCCATAATACCTGTCCACTTTTAGttttcaatgcaaatatattggcAATATTCCAAAATTACCCAACTTGAAAGTTGCATTAACAATTAATGAGAGTTGAATAATAgtctacattcatgcatttatgAGCGTTAcaagtgagaaaatattatctaattaatgcATCTTTAATATGcgtaaattttttaaaagagacatgtattgtgacggagggagtaaatgaaatgaaagaataaaaataaatgaaaaattgcAGAAGCAggaggaaagttttgaaaaaaattgggttggtgtaaaattattatgatgagatttgagaaaaaaaatagtatggCGAGAACTCACCTTGCACAACGGAAGATTATTCAATATATGGCGACATCTGTACCCCTAGCCTCCTCATGAGTATGAGTACGGGATTATCATCTGTTTTTTATGTGCATAGGACAATTGTGACGTTATTATTTTCAGGCGTGTCAATTGGATTGTTTGGAAAAt
Protein-coding regions in this window:
- the LOC108205084 gene encoding DNA oxidative demethylase ALKBH2, with amino-acid sequence MEAFVSRKKLKTTQQEDDEKEEEAHKRKGEVLVNLGNESQVLYIPKLFSFQDSSRYLKFLNNQIPWTRPTIRVFGRSVLQPRDTCYVGSAGITELVYSGYKPEAHSWDDYPPLQEIREAVHRALPGSYFNTVLLNRYKAGDDYVGWHADDEKLYGPTPEIASVSFGCERDFLLKKKPDKTSKARKTEGEASSMQRKKNACSYQHSFTLKHGSLLVMKGYTQRDWLHSVPKRAKADSVRINLTFRHVL